A single genomic interval of Pseudorasbora parva isolate DD20220531a chromosome 21, ASM2467924v1, whole genome shotgun sequence harbors:
- the bambia gene encoding BMP and activin membrane-bound inhibitor (Xenopus laevis) homolog a has product MDRHSSLVSLWFQLELCAMAVLLTKGEIRCYCDAPHCVATGYMCKSELNACFTKVLDPLNTNSPLTHGCVDSLLNSADVCSSKNVDVSGGSSSPVECCHDDMCNYRGLHDLTHPRGDSTDRYHSSNQNLITRVQELTSAKEVWFRAAVIAVPIAGGLILVLLIMLALRMLRSENKRLQAQRQQMLSRLHYSFHGHHHAKKGHVAKLDLECMVPVTGHENCCLGCDKLRQTELCSGGGSGGERLLSLVHWGMYSGHGKLEFV; this is encoded by the exons ATGGATCGTCATTCCAGCCTTGTTTCTCTTTGGTTTCAGCTGGAACTTTGTGCGATGGCTGTTCTTCTCACGAAAG GAGAAATCAGGTGCTACTGTGATGCACCGCACTGCGTTGCCACTGGATACATGTGTAAATCTGAGCTCAACGCGTGCTTCACTAAGGTCCTGGACCCACTTAACACAAACTCACCTCTAACGCACGGCTGTGTAGATTCGCTTTTAAACTCCGCAGACGTGTGCTCCAGCAAAAACGTGGATGTTTCCGGCGGAAGCTCTTCTCCCGTAGAATGTTGCCATGATGATATGTGCAACTACAGGGGTCTGCATGACCTCACACACCCTCGAGGCGACTCAACAG ACCGATACCACAGCTCCAATCAGAACCTGATCACAAGAGTACAAGAGTTAACGTCCGCTAAAGAGGTGTGGTTCCGGGCGGCAGTGATAGCGGTTCCCATCGCGGGTGGCCTTATCCTGGTTTTGCTGATTATGCTGGCGTTGCGCATGCTCCGTAGCGAAAACAAGCGTCTACAGGCCCAGCGCCAACAGATGCTCTCTCGCCTGCATTACAGTTTTCATGGACACCACCATGCAAAGAAAGGCCACGTGGCCAAGCTGGACTTGGAGTGCATGGTGCCTGTAACAGGACATGAGAACTGTTGTCTGGGCTGCGATAAACTGCGGCAGACGGAGTTGTGCTCGGGAGGAGGGAGTGGAGGCGAACGCCTACTATCTTTGGTGCACTGGGGGATGTACTCGGGGCATGGCAAGCTGGAGTTCGTATGA